A region from the Lolium perenne isolate Kyuss_39 chromosome 4, Kyuss_2.0, whole genome shotgun sequence genome encodes:
- the LOC127297534 gene encoding uncharacterized protein yields MDGGPPGPPAGMDDDSHFLGSMMGDTVLAQPAADPAPPPATAPPPSQIAPPPKKRRGRPPRNQAAAAAPAAAAPTAAAARKKKEEDDEEVVCFICFDGGDLVVCDRRGCPKVYHPACVKRDDAFFQGRSKWNCGWHICSSCEKAAVHYMCYTCTFSVCKVCIKHGKFFSVRGNKGFCDTCYGTIVLVEAKDEGGDTTKVKVDFDDRLSWEYLFKLYWLDLKGKLSLTMEELTDAKSRWNAPITYASKEKDESSDDLYDANYDEGAGSDCSSGKRKRANASRKKGQRRRKAHSVCNVKVENAEIATGNAESLPKKEPSEGVSLDTKWASPELLEFVGHMRDGDQSFISQFDVQAILLEYIKKNDLRNPRRKSQIICDSRLHRLFRKTHVAHFEMLRLLEMHFLASDASTVNNGNHETINVNAAQIDDSGYGEITDKPCPGRKKRMHRKIEREPLANLKDYAAIDMHNINLIYMRRSLMEDLLDDPTFPDKISGGFVRIKITDVGQKQHMYRLVKVVGTHKVSEKYSTGKKTTNFALEILNLSKKEIITMDTISNQDFTEEECRRLRQSMKYNLISRLKVGDIQEKATIFQSVRFNDRLENEKQRLGYLRDRASETGRKKELREYVEKLELLNTSEERTRIMNELLEVHVDSHMDPEYDSAEEMEDKPAVEQNENGKRSKGFSPIKVQNFAKKMADAIRHPKNLSKQSTSQKLGAVRNSKNFHSTNGMDIPKSGTNISSRISEAAPLSSSPVKLSSDIEPEKVWHYKDPSGNVQGPFTLLQLSKWTAYFPRDLRVWLIFESEERSLLLTEVLSKQPKDFGQAALVRSCKTTLAGSAQHRNSSNVDMNSTLSPVGYNMSSIPERGSAHASDGRFSLKTSSVPPKDADNDNCRIQQHAKYSGFVSSSGSLHAQPDLKHDGVHGRCSAEWNNGHSRGDLWSPSTTQASCSGQNSVESHNNHHASRSLVQHDPKSSLQEGSLKDLDLRQEHSRTIPTQLARRDIPSPVLALSPSESRTASSQYESSCLSSTNPSLHDELHSSITSEKAKSCAPASSVEDRGSSSPSGMLTHSERVPAISETCKVGEIKNEQKICEADASNASVNQSPQSKMFPDSSPDNQDIEREYPSATQKSESKKSMDQSGPTSLPLEILDAKIPDHLPVDIVSQKSDLPIDEKRATDSVSNQQKADLIGEDSHTQKECYREPILAPMEKSVADPTSCAEAIDAPDVPELVSGPPTEEMGVTDSVPNIEKADLNGEDSNTQKERYSEATLLTREKLIADPVSCAETLNVSDVPESVSNLEKRDSKGQDSSIQKELYKESGLVASEKLIADPVPCAETINVFDVPESVSNLEKRDSKGQDSSIQKENIQEELYSKAALVTTEKMVAEPTSCSKSIDVSNVLQSVSNLERRDLKDEDSVIQKELFSESTPVTSEKMVVEPVSWSESIDVSDVLQSVSNLERRNLKDKDSVIQKELFSESTLVTSEKLVVDPAPCAESIDVSDVLDSVFNLERAGLKGEHSNIHKELREESTTVTRENIVIEPPSCESVHVSGVVGSVFNLNKTYLEGEGSDVQKELHEGSTLVTRENVVPDALESLIERNRGTLCMDAIAAIEEFMTTSPGEEPQCSSPIALSPWGESGYYQGDAVDSGLWGVQDDPINDMWSLLSPTPAPQHLSGAKSDGSSIHGINAVAATQGEIDFFQRGPTPGEYWGLTEQEKPKATAAPVSSSVDLNTGLFGWQPSASERPIMEAAWSTSQNPNFYYNYQTAASVRTSQEASVKREVFTEFDAANSGGALGNNTKSWNASTGNANRGSQRRDRYSQISESWLLSSNNSRSRSDALGGGTSRTAPRGACKFHENGYCRKGSSCNYLHR; encoded by the exons ATGGACGGCGGGCCGCCGGGCCCGCCCGCGGGGATGGACGACGACTCGCACTTCCTCGGATCGATGATGGGGGACACCGTCCTCGCCCAGCCCGCCGCCGACCCGGCCCCACCCCCAGCTACAGCTCCACCTCCGTCCCAAATAGCGCCGCCGCCGAAGAAGAGGAGGGGGAGGCCGCCCAGGAACCAGGCCGCCGCGGCCGCCCCCGCCGCCGCGGCCCCAACAGCCGCCGCCgccaggaagaagaaggaggaggacgacgaggaggtcGTCTGCTTCATCTGCTTCGACGGGGGAGACCTCGTCGTCTGCGATCGGAG GGGCTGCCCCAAGGTGTACCATCCGGCCTGCGTCAAGCGGGACGACGCCTTCTTCCAGGGGCGCAGCAAGTGGAACTGCG GCTGGCACATATGCAGCAGCTGCGAGAAGGCCGCGGTGCACTACATGTGCTACACCTGCACCTTCTCCGTCTGCAAAGTCTGCATCAAGCACGGCAAGTTCTTCAGCGTCAGGGGGAACAAGGGCTTCTGCGACACCTGCTACGGGACCATAGTGTTGGTAGAGGCAAAAGACGAAGGCGGTGATACGACTAAG GTTAAGGTTGATTTTGATGATCGATTGAGCTGGGAATACCTGTTCAAGCTATATTGGTTGGATCTGAAAGGGAAGCTTTCATTAACAATGGAAGAACTGACTGATGCCAAGAGTCGATGGAATGCTCCTATCACGTACGCTAGCAAAGAAAAGGATGAATCATCTGATGATCTATATGATGCTAATTATGATGAGGGTGCTGGTTCCGACTGCTCCTCAGGAAAACGAAAGCGTGCTAATGCTTCAAGGAAAAAGGGTCAAAGACGACGAAAAGCACATTCTGTTTGTAATGTAAAAGTTGAAAATGCAGAGATCGCAACTGGAAATGCAGAAAGTCTGCCCAAGAAAGAACCAAGTGAAGGGGTGTCGTTGGATACCAAATGGGCTTCACCAGAGTTACTCGAGTTTGTGGGGCACATGAGAGATGGTGACCAATCTTTTATTTCCCAGTTTGACGTGCAGGCTATTTTGCTTGAATACATAAAAAAGAATGACCTCCGCAATCCTCGAAGGAAAAGTCAAATTATCTGTGATTCAAGGCTTCACCGCTTGTTCAGAAAAACGCATGTTGCTCATTTTGAGATGTTGAGGCTTCTGGAGATGCATTTTCTTGCAAGTGATGCTTCAACTGTAAATAATGGCAACCATGAGACCATCAATGTTAATGCAGCTCAGATAGATGACAGTGGATATGGTGAGATAACAGACAAACCGTGTCCTGGTAGGAAGAAGAGGATGCATAGAAAGATAGAAAGAGAACCACTGGCAAATCTCAAGGATTACGCAGCAATTGATATGCACAATATAAATTTAATTTACATGCGTCGCAGCTTGATGGAAGATCTTCTTGATGATCCCACATTCCCAGACAAAATTTCTGGGGGTTTTGTGAGGATAAAAATTACCGATGTTGGACAGAAGCAACATATGTATCGTCTTGTAAAAGTAGTTG GGACGCATAAGGTTTCAGAAAAATACAGCACGGGGAAGAAAACAACAAATTTTGCACTCGAGATATTAAATCTAAGCAAAAAGGAGATTATCACGATGGATACAATATCAAATCAGGACTTTACAGAG GAGGAGTGCAGACGCTTGAGGCAGAGCATGAAGTATAATCTAATCAGCCGACTAAAAGTG GGTGATATTCAAGAGAAAGCCACGATCTTCCAGTCTGTAAGATTTAATGAT CGGTTGGAAAATGAGAAGCAGAGGCTGGGCTATCTTCGAGACCGTGCAAGTGAAACAGGACGCAAAAAGGAA CTTCGAGAGTATGTGGAAAAGCTGGAGCTTCTGAACACTTCCGAGGAAAGAACGCGCATAATGAATGAACTTCTAGAAGTACATGTTGATTCTCATATGGATCCAGAGTATGATTCTGCTGAAGAAATGGAGGATAAACCGGCTG TTGAACAGAATGAAAATGGCAAAAGATCAAAGGGGTTCTCACCAATTAAAGtgcaaaattttgcaaagaaaatGGCTGATGCTATCCGCCATCCCAAAAACCTATCTAAACAGAGTACATCACAGAAATTGGGAGCAGTAAGAAACTCCAAGAATTTCCATTCAACAAATGGTATGGATATTCCAAAATCTGGCACGAATATAAGCAGCAGGATCTCAGAAGCTGCACCCCTTTCATCTTCCCCAGTAAAACTATCAAGTGACATAGAGCCAGAGAAAGTATGGCATTACAAGGATCCTTCTGGAAATGTCCAGGGTCCATTTACTCTTTTGCAGCTATCTAAATGGACAGCTTACTTCCCACGTGACCTGAGAGTATGGCTGATCTTTGAGAGTGAAGAAAGATCATTGCTGTTGACAGAAGTGCTTTCAAAACAACCAAAAGATTTTGGTCAGGCTGCGTTAGTTAGAAGTTGTAAAACAACATTGGCAGGCTCTGCACAGCACAGAAACAGCTCAAACGTGGATATGAATAGCACGCTGTCCCCAGTTGGTTATAATATGTCTTCTATTCCAGAAAGGGGAAGTGCGCACGCTTCAGATGGCAGGTTTTCTCTAAAAACAAGCTCAGTTCCACCAAAGGATGCTGACAATGATAATTGTCGAATTCAGCAGCATGCCAAGTATTCAGGTTTTGTTTCATCTTCTGGGAGTCTACATGCACAGCCAGACTTGAAACATGATGGAGTACATGGAAGATGCTCTGCTGAATGGAATAATGGCCACAGCCGGGGCGATCTGTGGAGTCCAAGCACGACACAGGCAAGTTGCAGCGGGCAGAATAGTGTAGAATCTCATAATAATCATCATGCCTCGCGGTCACTGGTTCAGCATGATCCTAAAAGTAGTTTACAAGAAGGTTCTCTAAAGGATTTAGATTTGAGGCAGGAACATTCACGGACTATACCTACTCAACTAGCCAGGAGAGATATCCCCAGCCCTGTACTTGCTTTGAGCCCATCTGAGTCCAGAACTGCTTCAAGTCAATATGAAAGCTCTTGTTTGAGTTCAACCAATCCGAGCCTTCATGATGAACTTCATTCTTCCATTACTTCAGAAAAGGCTAAGAGTTGTGCTCCTGCAAGTTCTGTTGAAGACAGAGGATCTAGTTCGCCGTCTGGCATGCTGACCCACTCTGAAAGAGTTCCAGCCATTTCTGAAACATGCAAGGTGGGGGAGATAAAGAACGAGCAAAAAATATGTGAAGCTGATGCATCAAATGCTTCAGTTAACCAGTCTCCTCAGTCCAAGATGTTCCCTGATTCTTCTCCTGATAACCAAGATATTGAACGTGAATACCCTAGTGCAACTCAGAAGTCTGAGAGTAAGAAATCTATGGACCAATCAGGGCCAACATCATTACCACTTGAAATTTTAGATGCTAAGATACCTGACCACTTGCCAGTTGATATTGTTTCGCAAAAATCTGATCTTCCAATTGATGAAAAACGTGCTACGGATTCAGTATCTAACCAACAAAAAGCAGATTTAATTGGAGAAGACTCGCATACTCAAAAAGAATGCTACAGAGAGCCTATTCTTGCCCCAATGGAGAAATCAGTAGCTGATCCTACTTCTTGTGCTGAGGCGATAGATGCTCCTGATGTTCCGGAATTAGTATCTGGTCCTCCAACTGAGGAAATGGGGGTCACGGATTCAGTACCTAACATTGAGAAAGCAGATTTGAATGGTGAAGATTCAAATACTCAAAAAGAGCGTTACAGTGAGGCTACTCTTCTCACAAGGGAGAAATTGATAGCTGATCCTGTTTCCTGTGCTGAGACGCTTAATGTGTCTGATGTTCCGGAATCAGTATCTAATCTAGAGAAAAGAGATTCTAAGGGTCAAGATTCAAGTATTCAAAAAGAATTGTACAAGGAGTCTGGTCTTGTCGCGAGTGAGAAATTGATAGCTGATCCTGTTCCCTGTGCTGAGACGATTAACGTGTTTGATGTTCCGGAATCAGTATCTAATCTAGAGAAAAGAGATTCTAAGGGTCAAGATTCAAGTATTCAAAAAGAAAATATCCAAGAAGAACTGTATAGCAAAGCTGCTCTTGTCACAACTGAGAAAATGGTGGCTGAACCCACCTCTTGTTCCAAGTCAATAGATGTCTCCAATGTTTTGCAATCAGTATCTAACCTGGAGCGAAGAGATCTGAAAGATGAAGATTCAGTTATTCAAAAGGAATTGTTTAGCGAGTCCACTCCTGTCACAAGTGAGAAAATGGTGGTTGAACCTGTCTCTTGGTCTGAGTCAATAGATGTGTCTGATGTTTTGCAATCAGTATCTAATCTGGAAAGAAGAAATCTAAAAGATAAAGATTCAGTTATTCAAAAGGAACTGTTCAGTGAGTCTACTCTTGTCACAAGTGAGAAATTGGTGGTTGATCCTGCTCCTTGTGCTGAGTCGATTGATGTCTCCGATGTCTTGGACTCAGTATTTAACCTAGAGAGAGCAGGTTTGAAAGGTGAACACTCGAATATTCACAAGGAATTGCGGGAGGAGTCTACTACTGTCACAAGGGAGAACATAGTAATTGAGCCTCCCTCTTGTGAGTCAGTACATGTGTCTGGTGTTGTGGGATCAGTATTTAACTTGAATAAGACATATTTAGAAGGTGAAGGCTCAGATGTTCAGAAAGAATTGCATGAAGGGTCTACTCTTGTCACAAGAGAGAACGTGGTGCCTGATGCCTTGGAGTCTTTAATAGAACGGAATCGTGGGACTTTGTGCATGGATGCGATAGCAGCAATAGAAGAATTCATGACCACTTCACCTGGGGAAGAACCACAATGCTCTAGCCCCATCGCATTATCTCCCTGGGGTGAATCTGGTTACTATCAAGGTGATGCTGTTGATTCTGGGCTATGGGGTGTCCAAGATGACCCAATCAATGATATGTGGTCATTGCTGTCACCGACGCCTGCTCCCCAACATTTATCTG GGGCTAAATCCGATGGGAGCAGCATTCACGGTATCAATGCGGTAGCTGCTACCCAAGGAGAGATTGATTTTTTCCAAAGAGGTCCAACACCAGGGGAGTATTGGGGATTGACTGAGCAG GAGAAACCGAAAGCAACTGCTGCGCCAGTATCATCATCAGTAGATTTGAACACAGGATTATTTGGTTGGCAACCATCAGCCAGTGAGAGGCCAATCATGGAAGCCGCGTGGAGCACTAGCCAGAATCCAAACTTTTACTACAATTACCAAACAGCAGCATCAGTTAGAACCTCTCAGGAAGCATCAGTGAAGCGGGAAGTATTCACTGAATTTGATGCCGCTAATTCGGGAGGAGCGCTAGGGAACAACACGAAGAGCTGGAACGCGTCCACTGGTAATGCCAACCGAGGCAGCCAGCGCCGTGACAGGTACTCTCAGATCAGCGAGTCCTGGCTTCTCAGCTCAAACAACTCTAGGAGTAGGTCAGATGCACTTGGCGGCGGGACATCACGAACAGCCCCGAGGGGGGCATGTAAATTCCACGAGAACGGGTACTGCAGGAAGGGTTCCTCCTGTAACTACCTGCACCGTTAA